The Myxocyprinus asiaticus isolate MX2 ecotype Aquarium Trade chromosome 39, UBuf_Myxa_2, whole genome shotgun sequence genome window below encodes:
- the LOC127429828 gene encoding NACHT, LRR and PYD domains-containing protein 12-like isoform X3, which translates to MNDKQRFRDADTCPQTRPILSNMEVNMKSESSMANPLQYKDTECLTAESCLSMKSDWSMQDPITFKDNGTLPSSSLSLSFQRMIQDSSIASVTSCVSIKSGWSMQDPITFTDEGMPPSLRSSQEKSNAPAPSCVSMKSDCSMRHPLKFQDPKMPSSSSDFPVDNAHDTLKSNLRNIFHCLHEGISKKGDLTPLNEIYTELYITEGQSGEINNEHEIKQIEAAFRRPATEGTPINCNDIFKPLPGQDQPIKTVLTMGVAGIGKTVSVQKFILDWAEGKANQDIHLIFPLPFRELNLLRDENLTLTDLIHFLMDIKQMEISQNEGKILFIFDGLDECRLSLDFLNNARLIDGTESASLDVLLTNLIKGNLLPSALIWITSRPAAADLIPSECVDRVTEVRGFNDPQKEEYFRKRIRDQILANRIITHLKSSRTLYIMCHIPVFCWISATVLERMLSEAESGEIPKTLTQMYTHFVNIQLNIKTVKYQEKSVKDEDMIFKLGKLAFQNLHKGNLIFYEDDLRECGIDVTEASVYSGLCTQIFREELGLHQGTVYCFVHLTIQEHIAALYVYLSFINNKTNLLEQQTTSSLFCDLETWGKQMFVSDLLKIAVDQALASENGRMDLFLRFLLGLSLESNQALLQGLLKQKGGSSQCKEKTVAYIKHMIMRNPSPEKSINLFHCLNELGDHSLVREIQHYLNSGTIRGTKLSASQWSAVAFVLLTSEHMGVFDLSKYARMCSDIDEVLVRLLPVIEASRTAQLYYCQLSEKCCAALASAVSSKLSCLRELNLNGNKLQDDGGMALFSGLESPHCKLEILRLANCKLTDKSCAVLASALRSESSSLRQLNLSYNNLQDTGLKRLSAGLENPSCELERLKLWKCGFTDKGCAALASALASNPTHLKELCLDRNELRDTGVKLLSDALKNPYCKLEILSMVRCGVTDEGCAALGSALKSNPSHLKELNLAENELGDSGVKLLSEGFENTHCKLEMLRLMYCGITHEGCAALASALKSNLSSILKELNLSGNKLSNSGVKLVLAGLENPLCKLEILKLMYCGVTDEGCAALASVIKSNTTDLKELYLDNNELRDSGVKLLSSAMENSHCKIQTLKLWDCGFTDEGCAVLASALRSNPSHLRNLYLFGNKLGHSGTKLLSALCDDPHNKLENFDLY; encoded by the exons ATGAATGATAAACAGAGATTCAGAGATGCTGACACCTGTCCTCAAAccag ACCAATCCTGTCAAATATGGAAGTCAATATGAAGAGTGAATCATCAATGGCTAACCCACTACAGTATAAAGACACAGAGTGTTTAACTGCAGAGAG CTGTTTGTCAATGAAAAGTGATTGGTCCATGCAGGATCCAATAACGTTCAAAGATAATGGAACGCTTCCATCATCAAG TCTATCCTTGTCGTTTCAAAGGATGATCCAGGATTCATCCATTGCCTCGGTAACTAGCTGTGTGTCAATAAAGAGTGGCTGGTCAATGCAAGATCCAATAACATTTACAGATGAAGGCATGCCTCCTTCTTTAAG GTCTTCCCAGGAGAAGTCCAATGCTCCAGCACCCAGCTGTGTGTCCATGAAGAGTGACTGTTCCATGCGCCATCCACTAAAATTTCAGGATCCAAAAATGCCATCATCCag TTCTGACTTTCCAGTTGATAATGCACATgacactctcaaatcaaatctgaGGAACATATTTCACTGTTTGCATGAAGGAATCTCTAAAAAGGGTGATCTAACACCTCTCAATGAGATCTACACTGAGCTCTACATCACAGAGGGTCAAAGTGGAGAAATCAATAATGAACACGAGATAAAACAGATTGAAGCGGCATTCAGGAGACCAGCAACTGAAGGAACACCTATTAACTGCAATGACATCTTCAAACCCTTACCTGGACAAGATCAGCCCATTAAAACTGTCCTGACAATGGGAGTCGCTGGCATTGGAAAAACAGTCTCTGTGCAGAAGTTCATTCTTGACTGGGCTGAAGGGAAAGCAAACCAGGACATCCACCTCATATTTCCACTtcctttcagagagctcaattTGTTGAGGGACGAGAACTTAACTCTTACAGACCTTATACACTttttaatggacataaaacaaatGGAAATATCTCAAAATGAAGGTAAAATCCTTTTTATCTTTGATGGTTTGGATGAGTGTCGTCTGTCACTGGATTTTCTGAACAATGCAAGGTTGATTGATGGAACTGAATCTGCCTCACTGGACGTTCTGCTGACAAATCTCATCAAGGGGAATCTGCTTCCATCTGCTCTCATCTGGATCACGTCCAGACCAGCAGCAGCTGATCTCATCCCCTCTGAGTGTGTTGATCGAGTGACAGAAGTACGAGGCTTCAATGACCCACAGAAGGAGGAATACTTCAGGAAGAGAATCAGAGATCAGATCCTGGCCAACAGAATCATCACACACTTGAAGTCGTCAAGAACTCTCTACATCATGTGTCATATACCAGTGTTCTGCTGGATTTCAGCCACTGTTCTAGAGAGAATGTTGAGTGAAGCAGAGAGTGGAGAAATCCCCAAGACTCTTACTCAGATGTACACACACTTTGTCAACATTCAATTGAACATAAAAACTGTAAAGTACCAAGAGAAGTCTGTGAAAGATGAAGACATGATTTTCAAACTGGGGAAACTGGCTTTTCAGAACCTTCATAAAGGCAATCTGATTTTCTATGAAGACGATCTGAGAGAGTGTGGCATTGATGTAACCGAAGCATCAGTGTATTCAGGATTGTGCACTCAGATCTTTAGAGAGGAGCTTGGACTGCACCAAGGAACAGTCTACTGCTTTGTTCATCTGACCATTCAAGAACATATAGCCGCCTTATATGTCTACCTTTCCTTTATCAACAATAAGACGAATTTGCTTGAACAACAGACCACATCATCTTTGTTCTGTGATCTAGAAACTTGGGGAAAGCAGATGTTTGTATCTGACCTGCTTAAGATTGCTGTTGATCAAGCCCTGGCCAGTGAAAATGGACGCATGGATCTTTTTCTGCGTTTTCTTCTGGGCCTCTCATTGGAGTCCAATCAGGCTCTTTTACAAGGTCTACTGAAACAGAAAGGAGGTAGCTCCCAATGCAAAGAGAAAACAGTTGCGTACATCAAACACATGATCATGAGGAATCCCTCTCCAGAGAAGTCCATCAACCTATTCCACTGTCTTAATGAACTGGGTGACCATTCGCTCGTCAGGGAAATTCAGCATTATCTCAATTCTGGAACAATAAGAGGAACTAAACTTTCCGCCTCACAGTGGTCTGCTGTCGCTTTTGTGTTGCTGACCTCAGAACATATGGGTGTGTTTGACTTGAGCAAGTATGCCAGAATGTGCAGTGACATTGATGAAGTTCTTGTGAGGCTGCTGCCTGTAATTGAAGCATCTAGAACAGCTCA GCTTTATTATTGTCAATTGTCAGAGAAATGTTGTGCAGCACTGGCCTCAGCTGTCAGTTCAAAGTTGTCATGTCTGAGGGAGCTGAACTTGAATGGAAATAAACTTCAGGATGATGGAGGGATGGCACTCTTTTCTGGTTTGGAGAGTCCTCATTGTAAGCTGGAGATACTGAG GCTTGCTAATTGCAAACTAACAGACAAAAGCTGTGCAGTTCTGGCATCCGCACTTCGCTCAGAGTCCTCGAGTTTAAGACAGCTGAACCTCAGTTATAATAACCTGCAGGATACAGGACTGAAGCGACTCTCTGCTGGACTGGAGAATCCATCCTGTGAACTGGAGAGACTGAA GCTTTGGAAGTGTGGCTTCACTGATAAAGGTTGTGCTGCTCTGGCATCAGCTTTGGCTTCTAACCCTACCCATCTGAAAGAGCTCTGCCTGGATAGAAATGAACTTAGAGATACAGGAGTAAAACTGCTCTCTGATGCATTGAAGAATCCCTACTGTAAATTGGAGATACTGAG TATGGTTAGATGTGGTGTCACAGATGAAGGTTGTGCTGCTCTGGGTTCAGCTCTGAAATCAAACCCCTCACACCTGAAAGAACTGAATCTAGCTGAGAATGAACTTGGAGActcaggagtgaagctgctctctgaaggaTTTGAGAATACTCATTGCAAGTTGGAAATGCTGAG ACTGATGTATTGTGGCATCACTCATGAAGGTTGTGCTGCTCTGGCTTCAGCTTTGAAATCAAACCTCTCATCAATTCTGAAAGAGCTGAATCTGTCTGGGAATAAACTATCAAACTCAGGAGTGAAATTGGTCTTAGCTGGACTCGAGAATCCTCTCTGTAAACTTGAAATACTAAA GTTGATGTATTGTGGTGTAACTGATGAAGGTTGTGCTGCTCTGGCTTCAGTTATTAAATCAAACACAACAGATCTGAAAGAGCTCTATTTGGATAACAATGAACTCAGagattcaggagtgaagctgctctcttCTGCTATGGAGAATTCACACTGCAAAATACAGACACTTAA ACTTTGGGACTGTGGTTTCACAGATGAAGGTTGTGCTGTTCTGGCTTCAGCTCTGAGATCAAACCCCTCACACCTGAGAAATCTCTATCTGTTTGGCAATAAACTTGGACATTCTGGAACGAAGCTACTGTCTGCCTTATGTGACGATCCACATAATAAATTGGAGAACTTTGA TTTATACTAG
- the LOC127429828 gene encoding NACHT, LRR and PYD domains-containing protein 12-like isoform X1 translates to MLKNDHTIPDTISGYSYPLFNVSFARPILSNMEVNMKSESSMANPLQYKDTECLTAESCLSMKSDWSMQDPITFKDNGTLPSSSLSLSFQRMIQDSSIASVTSCVSIKSGWSMQDPITFTDEGMPPSLRSSQEKSNAPAPSCVSMKSDCSMRHPLKFQDPKMPSSSSDFPVDNAHDTLKSNLRNIFHCLHEGISKKGDLTPLNEIYTELYITEGQSGEINNEHEIKQIEAAFRRPATEGTPINCNDIFKPLPGQDQPIKTVLTMGVAGIGKTVSVQKFILDWAEGKANQDIHLIFPLPFRELNLLRDENLTLTDLIHFLMDIKQMEISQNEGKILFIFDGLDECRLSLDFLNNARLIDGTESASLDVLLTNLIKGNLLPSALIWITSRPAAADLIPSECVDRVTEVRGFNDPQKEEYFRKRIRDQILANRIITHLKSSRTLYIMCHIPVFCWISATVLERMLSEAESGEIPKTLTQMYTHFVNIQLNIKTVKYQEKSVKDEDMIFKLGKLAFQNLHKGNLIFYEDDLRECGIDVTEASVYSGLCTQIFREELGLHQGTVYCFVHLTIQEHIAALYVYLSFINNKTNLLEQQTTSSLFCDLETWGKQMFVSDLLKIAVDQALASENGRMDLFLRFLLGLSLESNQALLQGLLKQKGGSSQCKEKTVAYIKHMIMRNPSPEKSINLFHCLNELGDHSLVREIQHYLNSGTIRGTKLSASQWSAVAFVLLTSEHMGVFDLSKYARMCSDIDEVLVRLLPVIEASRTAQLYYCQLSEKCCAALASAVSSKLSCLRELNLNGNKLQDDGGMALFSGLESPHCKLEILRLANCKLTDKSCAVLASALRSESSSLRQLNLSYNNLQDTGLKRLSAGLENPSCELERLKLWKCGFTDKGCAALASALASNPTHLKELCLDRNELRDTGVKLLSDALKNPYCKLEILSMVRCGVTDEGCAALGSALKSNPSHLKELNLAENELGDSGVKLLSEGFENTHCKLEMLRLMYCGITHEGCAALASALKSNLSSILKELNLSGNKLSNSGVKLVLAGLENPLCKLEILKLMYCGVTDEGCAALASVIKSNTTDLKELYLDNNELRDSGVKLLSSAMENSHCKIQTLKLWDCGFTDEGCAVLASALRSNPSHLRNLYLFGNKLGHSGTKLLSALCDDPHNKLENFDLY, encoded by the exons ATGTTAAAAAATGACCACACAATTCCTGACACAATCTCTGGTTATTCATACCCTCTTTTTAATGTTTCTTTTGCAAGACCAATCCTGTCAAATATGGAAGTCAATATGAAGAGTGAATCATCAATGGCTAACCCACTACAGTATAAAGACACAGAGTGTTTAACTGCAGAGAG CTGTTTGTCAATGAAAAGTGATTGGTCCATGCAGGATCCAATAACGTTCAAAGATAATGGAACGCTTCCATCATCAAG TCTATCCTTGTCGTTTCAAAGGATGATCCAGGATTCATCCATTGCCTCGGTAACTAGCTGTGTGTCAATAAAGAGTGGCTGGTCAATGCAAGATCCAATAACATTTACAGATGAAGGCATGCCTCCTTCTTTAAG GTCTTCCCAGGAGAAGTCCAATGCTCCAGCACCCAGCTGTGTGTCCATGAAGAGTGACTGTTCCATGCGCCATCCACTAAAATTTCAGGATCCAAAAATGCCATCATCCag TTCTGACTTTCCAGTTGATAATGCACATgacactctcaaatcaaatctgaGGAACATATTTCACTGTTTGCATGAAGGAATCTCTAAAAAGGGTGATCTAACACCTCTCAATGAGATCTACACTGAGCTCTACATCACAGAGGGTCAAAGTGGAGAAATCAATAATGAACACGAGATAAAACAGATTGAAGCGGCATTCAGGAGACCAGCAACTGAAGGAACACCTATTAACTGCAATGACATCTTCAAACCCTTACCTGGACAAGATCAGCCCATTAAAACTGTCCTGACAATGGGAGTCGCTGGCATTGGAAAAACAGTCTCTGTGCAGAAGTTCATTCTTGACTGGGCTGAAGGGAAAGCAAACCAGGACATCCACCTCATATTTCCACTtcctttcagagagctcaattTGTTGAGGGACGAGAACTTAACTCTTACAGACCTTATACACTttttaatggacataaaacaaatGGAAATATCTCAAAATGAAGGTAAAATCCTTTTTATCTTTGATGGTTTGGATGAGTGTCGTCTGTCACTGGATTTTCTGAACAATGCAAGGTTGATTGATGGAACTGAATCTGCCTCACTGGACGTTCTGCTGACAAATCTCATCAAGGGGAATCTGCTTCCATCTGCTCTCATCTGGATCACGTCCAGACCAGCAGCAGCTGATCTCATCCCCTCTGAGTGTGTTGATCGAGTGACAGAAGTACGAGGCTTCAATGACCCACAGAAGGAGGAATACTTCAGGAAGAGAATCAGAGATCAGATCCTGGCCAACAGAATCATCACACACTTGAAGTCGTCAAGAACTCTCTACATCATGTGTCATATACCAGTGTTCTGCTGGATTTCAGCCACTGTTCTAGAGAGAATGTTGAGTGAAGCAGAGAGTGGAGAAATCCCCAAGACTCTTACTCAGATGTACACACACTTTGTCAACATTCAATTGAACATAAAAACTGTAAAGTACCAAGAGAAGTCTGTGAAAGATGAAGACATGATTTTCAAACTGGGGAAACTGGCTTTTCAGAACCTTCATAAAGGCAATCTGATTTTCTATGAAGACGATCTGAGAGAGTGTGGCATTGATGTAACCGAAGCATCAGTGTATTCAGGATTGTGCACTCAGATCTTTAGAGAGGAGCTTGGACTGCACCAAGGAACAGTCTACTGCTTTGTTCATCTGACCATTCAAGAACATATAGCCGCCTTATATGTCTACCTTTCCTTTATCAACAATAAGACGAATTTGCTTGAACAACAGACCACATCATCTTTGTTCTGTGATCTAGAAACTTGGGGAAAGCAGATGTTTGTATCTGACCTGCTTAAGATTGCTGTTGATCAAGCCCTGGCCAGTGAAAATGGACGCATGGATCTTTTTCTGCGTTTTCTTCTGGGCCTCTCATTGGAGTCCAATCAGGCTCTTTTACAAGGTCTACTGAAACAGAAAGGAGGTAGCTCCCAATGCAAAGAGAAAACAGTTGCGTACATCAAACACATGATCATGAGGAATCCCTCTCCAGAGAAGTCCATCAACCTATTCCACTGTCTTAATGAACTGGGTGACCATTCGCTCGTCAGGGAAATTCAGCATTATCTCAATTCTGGAACAATAAGAGGAACTAAACTTTCCGCCTCACAGTGGTCTGCTGTCGCTTTTGTGTTGCTGACCTCAGAACATATGGGTGTGTTTGACTTGAGCAAGTATGCCAGAATGTGCAGTGACATTGATGAAGTTCTTGTGAGGCTGCTGCCTGTAATTGAAGCATCTAGAACAGCTCA GCTTTATTATTGTCAATTGTCAGAGAAATGTTGTGCAGCACTGGCCTCAGCTGTCAGTTCAAAGTTGTCATGTCTGAGGGAGCTGAACTTGAATGGAAATAAACTTCAGGATGATGGAGGGATGGCACTCTTTTCTGGTTTGGAGAGTCCTCATTGTAAGCTGGAGATACTGAG GCTTGCTAATTGCAAACTAACAGACAAAAGCTGTGCAGTTCTGGCATCCGCACTTCGCTCAGAGTCCTCGAGTTTAAGACAGCTGAACCTCAGTTATAATAACCTGCAGGATACAGGACTGAAGCGACTCTCTGCTGGACTGGAGAATCCATCCTGTGAACTGGAGAGACTGAA GCTTTGGAAGTGTGGCTTCACTGATAAAGGTTGTGCTGCTCTGGCATCAGCTTTGGCTTCTAACCCTACCCATCTGAAAGAGCTCTGCCTGGATAGAAATGAACTTAGAGATACAGGAGTAAAACTGCTCTCTGATGCATTGAAGAATCCCTACTGTAAATTGGAGATACTGAG TATGGTTAGATGTGGTGTCACAGATGAAGGTTGTGCTGCTCTGGGTTCAGCTCTGAAATCAAACCCCTCACACCTGAAAGAACTGAATCTAGCTGAGAATGAACTTGGAGActcaggagtgaagctgctctctgaaggaTTTGAGAATACTCATTGCAAGTTGGAAATGCTGAG ACTGATGTATTGTGGCATCACTCATGAAGGTTGTGCTGCTCTGGCTTCAGCTTTGAAATCAAACCTCTCATCAATTCTGAAAGAGCTGAATCTGTCTGGGAATAAACTATCAAACTCAGGAGTGAAATTGGTCTTAGCTGGACTCGAGAATCCTCTCTGTAAACTTGAAATACTAAA GTTGATGTATTGTGGTGTAACTGATGAAGGTTGTGCTGCTCTGGCTTCAGTTATTAAATCAAACACAACAGATCTGAAAGAGCTCTATTTGGATAACAATGAACTCAGagattcaggagtgaagctgctctcttCTGCTATGGAGAATTCACACTGCAAAATACAGACACTTAA ACTTTGGGACTGTGGTTTCACAGATGAAGGTTGTGCTGTTCTGGCTTCAGCTCTGAGATCAAACCCCTCACACCTGAGAAATCTCTATCTGTTTGGCAATAAACTTGGACATTCTGGAACGAAGCTACTGTCTGCCTTATGTGACGATCCACATAATAAATTGGAGAACTTTGA TTTATACTAG
- the LOC127429828 gene encoding NACHT, LRR and PYD domains-containing protein 12-like isoform X2, which translates to MLKNDHTIPDTISGYSYPLFNVSFARPILSNMEVNMKSESSMANPLQYKDTECLTAESCLSMKSDWSMQDPITFKDNGTLPSSRMIQDSSIASVTSCVSIKSGWSMQDPITFTDEGMPPSLRSSQEKSNAPAPSCVSMKSDCSMRHPLKFQDPKMPSSSSDFPVDNAHDTLKSNLRNIFHCLHEGISKKGDLTPLNEIYTELYITEGQSGEINNEHEIKQIEAAFRRPATEGTPINCNDIFKPLPGQDQPIKTVLTMGVAGIGKTVSVQKFILDWAEGKANQDIHLIFPLPFRELNLLRDENLTLTDLIHFLMDIKQMEISQNEGKILFIFDGLDECRLSLDFLNNARLIDGTESASLDVLLTNLIKGNLLPSALIWITSRPAAADLIPSECVDRVTEVRGFNDPQKEEYFRKRIRDQILANRIITHLKSSRTLYIMCHIPVFCWISATVLERMLSEAESGEIPKTLTQMYTHFVNIQLNIKTVKYQEKSVKDEDMIFKLGKLAFQNLHKGNLIFYEDDLRECGIDVTEASVYSGLCTQIFREELGLHQGTVYCFVHLTIQEHIAALYVYLSFINNKTNLLEQQTTSSLFCDLETWGKQMFVSDLLKIAVDQALASENGRMDLFLRFLLGLSLESNQALLQGLLKQKGGSSQCKEKTVAYIKHMIMRNPSPEKSINLFHCLNELGDHSLVREIQHYLNSGTIRGTKLSASQWSAVAFVLLTSEHMGVFDLSKYARMCSDIDEVLVRLLPVIEASRTAQLYYCQLSEKCCAALASAVSSKLSCLRELNLNGNKLQDDGGMALFSGLESPHCKLEILRLANCKLTDKSCAVLASALRSESSSLRQLNLSYNNLQDTGLKRLSAGLENPSCELERLKLWKCGFTDKGCAALASALASNPTHLKELCLDRNELRDTGVKLLSDALKNPYCKLEILSMVRCGVTDEGCAALGSALKSNPSHLKELNLAENELGDSGVKLLSEGFENTHCKLEMLRLMYCGITHEGCAALASALKSNLSSILKELNLSGNKLSNSGVKLVLAGLENPLCKLEILKLMYCGVTDEGCAALASVIKSNTTDLKELYLDNNELRDSGVKLLSSAMENSHCKIQTLKLWDCGFTDEGCAVLASALRSNPSHLRNLYLFGNKLGHSGTKLLSALCDDPHNKLENFDLY; encoded by the exons ATGTTAAAAAATGACCACACAATTCCTGACACAATCTCTGGTTATTCATACCCTCTTTTTAATGTTTCTTTTGCAAGACCAATCCTGTCAAATATGGAAGTCAATATGAAGAGTGAATCATCAATGGCTAACCCACTACAGTATAAAGACACAGAGTGTTTAACTGCAGAGAG CTGTTTGTCAATGAAAAGTGATTGGTCCATGCAGGATCCAATAACGTTCAAAGATAATGGAACGCTTCCATCATCAAG GATGATCCAGGATTCATCCATTGCCTCGGTAACTAGCTGTGTGTCAATAAAGAGTGGCTGGTCAATGCAAGATCCAATAACATTTACAGATGAAGGCATGCCTCCTTCTTTAAG GTCTTCCCAGGAGAAGTCCAATGCTCCAGCACCCAGCTGTGTGTCCATGAAGAGTGACTGTTCCATGCGCCATCCACTAAAATTTCAGGATCCAAAAATGCCATCATCCag TTCTGACTTTCCAGTTGATAATGCACATgacactctcaaatcaaatctgaGGAACATATTTCACTGTTTGCATGAAGGAATCTCTAAAAAGGGTGATCTAACACCTCTCAATGAGATCTACACTGAGCTCTACATCACAGAGGGTCAAAGTGGAGAAATCAATAATGAACACGAGATAAAACAGATTGAAGCGGCATTCAGGAGACCAGCAACTGAAGGAACACCTATTAACTGCAATGACATCTTCAAACCCTTACCTGGACAAGATCAGCCCATTAAAACTGTCCTGACAATGGGAGTCGCTGGCATTGGAAAAACAGTCTCTGTGCAGAAGTTCATTCTTGACTGGGCTGAAGGGAAAGCAAACCAGGACATCCACCTCATATTTCCACTtcctttcagagagctcaattTGTTGAGGGACGAGAACTTAACTCTTACAGACCTTATACACTttttaatggacataaaacaaatGGAAATATCTCAAAATGAAGGTAAAATCCTTTTTATCTTTGATGGTTTGGATGAGTGTCGTCTGTCACTGGATTTTCTGAACAATGCAAGGTTGATTGATGGAACTGAATCTGCCTCACTGGACGTTCTGCTGACAAATCTCATCAAGGGGAATCTGCTTCCATCTGCTCTCATCTGGATCACGTCCAGACCAGCAGCAGCTGATCTCATCCCCTCTGAGTGTGTTGATCGAGTGACAGAAGTACGAGGCTTCAATGACCCACAGAAGGAGGAATACTTCAGGAAGAGAATCAGAGATCAGATCCTGGCCAACAGAATCATCACACACTTGAAGTCGTCAAGAACTCTCTACATCATGTGTCATATACCAGTGTTCTGCTGGATTTCAGCCACTGTTCTAGAGAGAATGTTGAGTGAAGCAGAGAGTGGAGAAATCCCCAAGACTCTTACTCAGATGTACACACACTTTGTCAACATTCAATTGAACATAAAAACTGTAAAGTACCAAGAGAAGTCTGTGAAAGATGAAGACATGATTTTCAAACTGGGGAAACTGGCTTTTCAGAACCTTCATAAAGGCAATCTGATTTTCTATGAAGACGATCTGAGAGAGTGTGGCATTGATGTAACCGAAGCATCAGTGTATTCAGGATTGTGCACTCAGATCTTTAGAGAGGAGCTTGGACTGCACCAAGGAACAGTCTACTGCTTTGTTCATCTGACCATTCAAGAACATATAGCCGCCTTATATGTCTACCTTTCCTTTATCAACAATAAGACGAATTTGCTTGAACAACAGACCACATCATCTTTGTTCTGTGATCTAGAAACTTGGGGAAAGCAGATGTTTGTATCTGACCTGCTTAAGATTGCTGTTGATCAAGCCCTGGCCAGTGAAAATGGACGCATGGATCTTTTTCTGCGTTTTCTTCTGGGCCTCTCATTGGAGTCCAATCAGGCTCTTTTACAAGGTCTACTGAAACAGAAAGGAGGTAGCTCCCAATGCAAAGAGAAAACAGTTGCGTACATCAAACACATGATCATGAGGAATCCCTCTCCAGAGAAGTCCATCAACCTATTCCACTGTCTTAATGAACTGGGTGACCATTCGCTCGTCAGGGAAATTCAGCATTATCTCAATTCTGGAACAATAAGAGGAACTAAACTTTCCGCCTCACAGTGGTCTGCTGTCGCTTTTGTGTTGCTGACCTCAGAACATATGGGTGTGTTTGACTTGAGCAAGTATGCCAGAATGTGCAGTGACATTGATGAAGTTCTTGTGAGGCTGCTGCCTGTAATTGAAGCATCTAGAACAGCTCA GCTTTATTATTGTCAATTGTCAGAGAAATGTTGTGCAGCACTGGCCTCAGCTGTCAGTTCAAAGTTGTCATGTCTGAGGGAGCTGAACTTGAATGGAAATAAACTTCAGGATGATGGAGGGATGGCACTCTTTTCTGGTTTGGAGAGTCCTCATTGTAAGCTGGAGATACTGAG GCTTGCTAATTGCAAACTAACAGACAAAAGCTGTGCAGTTCTGGCATCCGCACTTCGCTCAGAGTCCTCGAGTTTAAGACAGCTGAACCTCAGTTATAATAACCTGCAGGATACAGGACTGAAGCGACTCTCTGCTGGACTGGAGAATCCATCCTGTGAACTGGAGAGACTGAA GCTTTGGAAGTGTGGCTTCACTGATAAAGGTTGTGCTGCTCTGGCATCAGCTTTGGCTTCTAACCCTACCCATCTGAAAGAGCTCTGCCTGGATAGAAATGAACTTAGAGATACAGGAGTAAAACTGCTCTCTGATGCATTGAAGAATCCCTACTGTAAATTGGAGATACTGAG TATGGTTAGATGTGGTGTCACAGATGAAGGTTGTGCTGCTCTGGGTTCAGCTCTGAAATCAAACCCCTCACACCTGAAAGAACTGAATCTAGCTGAGAATGAACTTGGAGActcaggagtgaagctgctctctgaaggaTTTGAGAATACTCATTGCAAGTTGGAAATGCTGAG ACTGATGTATTGTGGCATCACTCATGAAGGTTGTGCTGCTCTGGCTTCAGCTTTGAAATCAAACCTCTCATCAATTCTGAAAGAGCTGAATCTGTCTGGGAATAAACTATCAAACTCAGGAGTGAAATTGGTCTTAGCTGGACTCGAGAATCCTCTCTGTAAACTTGAAATACTAAA GTTGATGTATTGTGGTGTAACTGATGAAGGTTGTGCTGCTCTGGCTTCAGTTATTAAATCAAACACAACAGATCTGAAAGAGCTCTATTTGGATAACAATGAACTCAGagattcaggagtgaagctgctctcttCTGCTATGGAGAATTCACACTGCAAAATACAGACACTTAA ACTTTGGGACTGTGGTTTCACAGATGAAGGTTGTGCTGTTCTGGCTTCAGCTCTGAGATCAAACCCCTCACACCTGAGAAATCTCTATCTGTTTGGCAATAAACTTGGACATTCTGGAACGAAGCTACTGTCTGCCTTATGTGACGATCCACATAATAAATTGGAGAACTTTGA TTTATACTAG